In Streptomyces sclerotialus, the DNA window ACCCCGTTCCGGTTGTACGTGTGCATCGGCGCATGGCACTTGGGACACTGCATGTCGGCTCAACTCCTGTGATCGCACGGCGGCGGCGACGAACCTCCGTCCACCGTTGGTGTGTTCACCCTACGACTCGAAACCGCACCTCAACTGCCCCGGTACGTAACAGCTTGTCACCAGACCATCCGGGCGCAGGAGTCGACGAGAGCGCTCTCCACCTCGTCCGGCGGACGGCCCTCCGGGGCCGCCTTGGCGACGGCGAGCGCGGCGGTCTGCACCGTCAGGGCGCGCGCCGGGACGTCCAGTTCCGGCCATGGATCACCCTCGGGCCGTACGGCACGGCCCCCGGCGGCCCGGTACGCGCCGAGGAAGCGCGCCCAGACCTCCCCGGCGAGCAGCCCGCTCGCGAACCAGGCGGCGGGCCGGGCGAGATCCCAGCCCGGCTCCCCCACGCCGAGGTCGTCGACGTCGATGAGCAGCCAGGGCCCGCCGGACACGGGATGCCGGACCAGCTGGCCCAGGTGCAGATCGCCGTGGCAGAGCCGGCCGGGCCCCGGCGCGGGCGCCTCGTCGCGCGCCCAGGGCGGCAGCGTGGCCCAGCCGCCCTCCACGGCGCGTGCCGCCGCTGCCAGGGACGGCACGGCGGCGGTGGGCGCGGCCCGCATCCGGGCCAGCGCGCGGGCCGCCTTGGCCGGGCCGCGCATCGGCGGGACCGGGCCCGGCAGCGCCTGCGGGTCCACGGCGTGCAGCCGGGCGAGGAGCCGGGCCGCGTCCTCCCAGGGCGCCGCGTCCGGGTCGTCCGGCGCGACGGGGAGGCCGTACGGCCAGCGGGTGAGGGGGCGGCCGTCGTCGTGCCTCACGAGGTAGCCGTCCGGGCCCGTGACGGGCAGCGGGGGCAGCAGCGTGCCGTGCAGCTCGGGGTGGGCGGCGATGCGCAGCCGGACGGCGAGCTCGGCGGCGTCGCAGTCGGGCGCGTGCGCCTTGGCGACCGTACGCGCGCCGCGGACCACGGTCCCGTCGGGCCGGTCGGCGAGTACGACGGGCTCGTGGGCCGCGCCCGGGCCGGCGGCCCCGGACGGCGCGGAGGCGGCGGAGAGTGCCGCCAGGCGGCTGATCAGGGCGCGGGACATCGTTCCCCCTCGGCTCGTACGGACCCGGCTCGTGCAGAGCGCACCGGCCGGCCCCGCCGCTGGGATCGTACGCACCGGTGCGCGGGCGCCGAACGGGCACCCCGGCGCCCGTTCCAGGACGCGCGAAGGCCGGGCATCTCCCCAGATGCCCGGCTCTTCGTGCCGTCCGCCGCACCCCCGTCCCCACGGGGTCAATCGGCCGGAGGCTTGTCCCCGGAGCGCCGTACACGCCCGGCCCCGGACCGCTCTTCCGGGGGCCGGAGCGTCAGCGCTCCAGCATTCCGGCCACGGACGACGCCTGTGTGAGGACGGCGTCCCAGCCACCGAAGACGACGGCCAGCAGCACCGCCAGCGGCAGCACCATGGCCACCGCCACCAGGGGATGGCGGGTGCCGGAGGGCTGGTCGCCGCCGAACGCGGCGGCCGCCCTGCGCCCCTGCGTACGGAGAACCGTCCGTCCTGCCGTGTCCGCCATCGCCCCGCTCCCCTCGTCCTGGCGGCGGCGGGCGTCCGACCTCGGGGGACGAGTACCGCGCCCACCGCCTGACCTCCACACTAGGCAGCCGGCGGCCGCGGGGCGTCAGCCCGACGTACTGATCGTCCGGCCTCCAGGAGGATGACGGGGCACCCCCTGACGTACTCCTATGGGTGGAGACGCGGGGCTGACTTTCGGGGAGTTCCCGGACGGGGCCGCCCGCAGGGGGCCGCCGGATGCCCGGGTGTGCCCCGAGACCGCCCCTTCGCGTGACTTCGGTCACTTCCGCCACTCCCCCGCCGGTCACCCGCCGGGCCCGCGCACCGGGCCGCGGCACCGCGTGGCCGCCTTCCGCTCCCGTACCGCCGCGCCGGGCGGGGCGGACCGGCCATCACCCGCCGGCCCGCCAATCCCCCTGCCGACGCCGATCCTTGGACCGGTACCGCGGAACTGGGCGCGCAGTGCGGCCCATTCCGCCTCGGCCGTGCGCGCCCGCCGCCCGCCGCCGACAATCCATGGCCGACGCATGCGCGGCCTGACAGCGCGACGCCCCGTCAATCCGTAAGCTGTGGCACGTCAGACGGATGCAGCGGAGTGGGGCCTCCCCACCGCAGGTAGGGGACGGACATGGCGATGATGCGGCTCCGGCGCGAGGATCCGCGGGTCGTCGGCTCGTTCCGGCTGCACCGGCGGCTGGGCGCCGGTGGGATGGGCGTGGTCTATCTCGGGTCCGACAAGCGCGGCCAGCGGGTCGCCCTGAAGGTGATCCGCCCCGATCTGGCCGAGGACCACGAGTTCCGCTCCCGCTTCGCACGTGAGGTGCAGGCGGCCCGGCGCATCCGGGGCGGCTGCACGGCGCGGCTGGTGGCGGCCGACCTGGACGCGGACCGCCCGTGGTTCGCCACCCAGTACGTCCCCGGCCCCTCGCTGCACGACAAGGTCAACGACGAGGGCCCGCTGCCCCCGGCCCAGGTCGCCACGATCGGCGCCGCGCTCTCCGAAGGGCTGCTCGCCGTCCACGACGCGGGGGTGGTCCACCGCGACCTGAAGCCGTCGAACATCCTGCTGTCCCCCAAGGGTCCCCGGATCATCGACTTCGGCATCGCCTGGGCGACCGGCGCGAGCACGCTCACGCACGTCGGCACGGCCGTCGGCTCGCCCGGCTTCCTCGCGCCCGAACAGGTGCGCGGCGCGGCCGTCACGCCCGCGACGGACATCTTCGCGCTCGGGGCCACGCTGGCGTACGCCTGCACCGCGGACTCACCCTTCGGACACGGCAGTTCCGAGGTCATGCTCTACCGCGTGGTGCACGAGGAGGCGCAGCTGGCGGGGGTGCCCGAAGCGCTGGTGCCGCTGATCGAGTCGTGCCTGGCCAAGGACCCGGCCGAGCGCCCCAGCACGCTGTCGCTCTCGCTGCGGCTCAAGGAGATCGCCGCGCGGGAGGCGCACGGGCTGCCGGACGGCCCGGTGGACGGGCTGCCGGGTGAGGTCCCGGCACGGACGGACCGCTCCGGCCGCCGCGCGGAGGAGTTCGTACGCCAGCGCACGGACGAGCGGCACACCCCGGGCCAGGGCCCCAGTACGCCGCGTCCGCAGTCCTCCTCGCGGCCCTCCGTCTCGCGTCCGGCCGGTTCCCGGTCGGCGGCCGGGGCGAACGGCGGGTGGCCGTCGGCACCGGGCCAGAGCGGCGGACGGCAGACGCCGGGCGGCAGCGGTGCGCGCTCCGCGCCCGCCCCCTCTTCGAACGGGCGTTCCGCGCCCCTCGGGTCGAACGGCAGGTCGGCGCCCGCGGGCTCCAACGGCCGCTCGGCCGCCCCCGGCTCGAACGGCCGCACGGCCCCGCCCGGCTCCAACGGCCGTTCGGCGCCCGGGTCGAACGGCAGGTCCGGCACCGCCTCCCAGGGCAGGTCCGCCGGGCCGCACTCCGAAGGACGCTCCGGCGGGCGCGCCGCAGGCAGGGTGCCGGGAGCGCGTTCGACCGGGCGAAACGGTTCGCGTCCGGCGGCCCGCTCCACGTCGGGCGGACGCCGCCCAGCAGGGCCCGACCGCCGGCTGCTGCGCCAGCGGCTCATCGTCTTCGTGACGGTGACGCTGCTCGTGGCCCTGGGCATCGCAGCGGCCCAGGGCTGCCAGGGGCCCACCCGCGGCCTCGGCGTACTGGGCTCGGCACACGGGCAGGGGACGGGGACGTCGGGCGCAGGTGTGCCGAACGGACACGCCCAAGGGGTGCATGTGCCGTCGGTTCCGCATGTGCCGGACGGGGACGAGCCGGTCGGTCACGCGGCGGGTGTGCGCGTGCCGGGTGGGCACGCGGCCGGATCGCACGCGTCAGGCGGTCATGCGGGAGGCACGGACGTGGCAGGGGCGGGGCCTGAGAACCGGCCATGGCCTGAGAGCAGGCCGCGGCCGTAGTACGGCGGCGCGGGCCTTCATGGTGCCGCACTCGCAGCAGCGGCCTTCGTGACACGGCGGCGTTCACCGTGTCACGCTCAGGCGGTCCCGGCCGTCTCAGGCGGTACCTGCCCGTCTCACGCGGACCTGGCCGTCTCACGCGGACCTGGCCGTCCCGTGGCCACCGCGTAGAAGGCGACCGCCGCGGCCGCACCGACGTTCAGCGAGTCGACGCCGTGCGCCATCGGGATGCGCACCCATTCATCGGCGGCGACCAGGGCCTGCCGGGACAGCCCGTCCCCCTCGGCACCGAGCATCAGCGCGGCCCGCTCCAGGCGGTGCGGCGCGGCCTCGTCGATGGCCGTGGCCTTCTCGTCGGGCGTCAGCGCGAGCAGCTTGAAGCCGGCCTCCCGTACGGTCTCCAGGCTCCGTGGCCACTGCTCCAGCCGCGCGTACGGCACGGAGAACACCGCCCCCATCGACACCTTCACCGACCGCCGGTACAGCGGGTCGGCACAGTCCGGTGAGAGCAGTACGGCGTCCATGCCCAGGGCAGCGGCGCTGCGGAAGATCGCGCCGATGTTGGTGTGGTCGTTGACCGCTTCCATGACGACGACGCGGCGCGCGGAGGCCAGCAGCTCGCCGGCCTCCGGGAGCGGCTTGCGCTGCATGGAGGCGAGCGCGCCGCGGTGCACGTGATAGCCCGTCACCCGCTCGGCGAGCCCGGGATCCACCGCGTACACCGGGGCCGGCACCTCGTCGATGACGTCCCGCATGACGTCGACCCACTTGGCGGAGAGCAGCATCGACCGCATCTCGTACCCGGCGTGCTTCGCGCGCCGGATCACCTTCTCGCCCTCGGCGATGAACAGCCCCTCGGCCGGTTCACGCCTGCGGCGCAGCTCCACGTCGGTGAGGCCGGTGTAGTCGCGCAGCCGGGGGTCGTCGGGGTCGTCGACGGTGATGATGTCTGCCACGGGTCGATGGTGCCTTGTCGTCGTTGCGGTTCCCCTGCCGGGGTACCGGATTTGTTACCTACGGTTACGCCAGGCCCTGCGCGGTGGCGGCGCCCCGTCGTACGAACCGGGCAGCCGCGCGGCGGGCCCGCCGTACGAAGGGCCCGCCGTACGAAGGGCCCGCCGTACGAGCGACCAGTCCTAGGAGCGGCCAGTCGCAGGAGCAGCCAGTCGCAGGAGCGGCCAGTCGTACGAAACGAGCCGCCCTGTGGACAAGCCCGCCCGGCGAAGCCGCCTCCCCTATATAACCCCAGTCATAAGGGGGACCAAGTGGTGAAGCGTCACTGCACCGGGGGCGCCTGAGCCGGCGAGGCCGTCGGAACCGCCGGAGCTGCCGAGGCCGTCGGGCGAAGGGGGCCGAGCGGGGAGGCGCCGCCTCCCCGGCCTCCGGGGTCTTCCCGGACTCACCGGCCGAAGGTCTTCGCGGCGTTCACCACGTCGCCGATGACGATGACGGCGGGCGGGCGGACGTCCTCCTCCTTGACGCGCGCCCCGACGGTCTCCAGCGTGGCGTCGACCCGGCGCTGGGTGGCCATCGTGCCCTCCTGGACCACCGCGACCGGGGTGTCGGCCGGGCGCCCGTGCCGGACGAGGGCCGCGGCGATGGCGGCGATCTTGTCCACGCCCATCAGGATCACCAGCGTGCCGCGCAGCTTGGCCAGCGCCGCCCAGTCGACCAGCGAGCGCGGGTCGTCGGGCGCGACGTGGCCGCTGACCACGGTGAACTCGTGCGCCACGCCGCGGTGGGTGACGGGCACGCCGACCGCGCCGGGGACGCTGATGGAGCTGGAGATGCCGGGCACGACCGTGCAGGCGATGCCCTCCTCGGCCAGCGCCTCGGCCTCCTCCATGCCGCGCCCGAAGACGAACGGGTCACCGCCCTTGAGACGCACCACGGCCTTCCCGGCCTTGGCGTGCTCGATGAGCGCGTTGTTGATGGCCTCCTGGGCCATGTACCGGCCGTACGGGATCTTCGCCGCGTCGATGACCTCGACGTGCGGCGGCAGCTCGTCCAGCAGGTCGCGGGGGCCGAGCCGGTCGGCGATCACGACGTCGGCCTCGGCGAGCAGCCGGCGGCCGCGCACCGTGATCAGGTCAGGGTCGCCAGGGCCGCCGCCGACCAGGGCGACGCCGGGGGTACGGCGGCGGTGATG includes these proteins:
- a CDS encoding phosphotransferase family protein → MSRALISRLAALSAASAPSGAAGPGAAHEPVVLADRPDGTVVRGARTVAKAHAPDCDAAELAVRLRIAAHPELHGTLLPPLPVTGPDGYLVRHDDGRPLTRWPYGLPVAPDDPDAAPWEDAARLLARLHAVDPQALPGPVPPMRGPAKAARALARMRAAPTAAVPSLAAAARAVEGGWATLPPWARDEAPAPGPGRLCHGDLHLGQLVRHPVSGGPWLLIDVDDLGVGEPGWDLARPAAWFASGLLAGEVWARFLGAYRAAGGRAVRPEGDPWPELDVPARALTVQTAALAVAKAAPEGRPPDEVESALVDSCARMVW
- a CDS encoding protein kinase domain-containing protein produces the protein MRLRREDPRVVGSFRLHRRLGAGGMGVVYLGSDKRGQRVALKVIRPDLAEDHEFRSRFAREVQAARRIRGGCTARLVAADLDADRPWFATQYVPGPSLHDKVNDEGPLPPAQVATIGAALSEGLLAVHDAGVVHRDLKPSNILLSPKGPRIIDFGIAWATGASTLTHVGTAVGSPGFLAPEQVRGAAVTPATDIFALGATLAYACTADSPFGHGSSEVMLYRVVHEEAQLAGVPEALVPLIESCLAKDPAERPSTLSLSLRLKEIAAREAHGLPDGPVDGLPGEVPARTDRSGRRAEEFVRQRTDERHTPGQGPSTPRPQSSSRPSVSRPAGSRSAAGANGGWPSAPGQSGGRQTPGGSGARSAPAPSSNGRSAPLGSNGRSAPAGSNGRSAAPGSNGRTAPPGSNGRSAPGSNGRSGTASQGRSAGPHSEGRSGGRAAGRVPGARSTGRNGSRPAARSTSGGRRPAGPDRRLLRQRLIVFVTVTLLVALGIAAAQGCQGPTRGLGVLGSAHGQGTGTSGAGVPNGHAQGVHVPSVPHVPDGDEPVGHAAGVRVPGGHAAGSHASGGHAGGTDVAGAGPENRPWPESRPRP
- a CDS encoding TrmH family RNA methyltransferase — encoded protein: MADIITVDDPDDPRLRDYTGLTDVELRRRREPAEGLFIAEGEKVIRRAKHAGYEMRSMLLSAKWVDVMRDVIDEVPAPVYAVDPGLAERVTGYHVHRGALASMQRKPLPEAGELLASARRVVVMEAVNDHTNIGAIFRSAAALGMDAVLLSPDCADPLYRRSVKVSMGAVFSVPYARLEQWPRSLETVREAGFKLLALTPDEKATAIDEAAPHRLERAALMLGAEGDGLSRQALVAADEWVRIPMAHGVDSLNVGAAAAVAFYAVATGRPGPRETARSA
- the cobA gene encoding uroporphyrinogen-III C-methyltransferase is translated as MAVPSEHAAYPVGLRLTGRRVVVLGGGQVAQRRLPALIAAGADILLVSPSATPSVEAMADAGELTWERRTYRPGDLADAWYALISTDDDAANAAASQEAEENRVWAVRSDDAEAATAWTPATGRSEGVTVAVLNTEGAGRDPRRAAAVRDAIVEGLRDGTIAAPHHRRRTPGVALVGGGPGDPDLITVRGRRLLAEADVVIADRLGPRDLLDELPPHVEVIDAAKIPYGRYMAQEAINNALIEHAKAGKAVVRLKGGDPFVFGRGMEEAEALAEEGIACTVVPGISSSISVPGAVGVPVTHRGVAHEFTVVSGHVAPDDPRSLVDWAALAKLRGTLVILMGVDKIAAIAAALVRHGRPADTPVAVVQEGTMATQRRVDATLETVGARVKEEDVRPPAVIVIGDVVNAAKTFGR